In the Nocardia asteroides genome, AAGCTGGCGGAGGCGCGTGCCATGTGGCGCCCGGTCGCGCGGGGTTCGCTGGTGGTGGTCGCGCTCGCCGGGGTCGCGCTGATCTACACCGGTGACGTGCAGGGCAAGCTCATGTTCCAGCAGCAGCCGATGAAGATGGCCTCCGCGGAATCGCTGTGCCACACCGAAACCGACCCGGACTTCTCCGTGCTCACCGTCGGCACGCACAACAACTGCGACAGCGTGACGCACGTGATCGAGGTGCCGTTCGTGCTGCCCTGGCTGGCCGAGGGGAGGTTCACCGACGTCACCCTGGACGGCGTCGTCGACCTGCAGCAGTCCTACGTCGACCAGTTCGGCCCCGGCGACTACCGGCCCAACCTCTTCGTCACCTACTGGGCGTTCCGCGCCATGATCGGGCTGGCGGGCGGGTCGGCGCTGCTCTGCGTGGTCGGGCTCTGGCTCACCCGCGGCGGGCGGGTGCCGCACCAGCGCTGGTTCGGGTGGCTCGGCATCGCCGCCATCCCGACGCCGTTCCTGGCGAACAGCGCGGGCTGGGTCTTCACCGAGATGGGGCGCCAACCCTGGGTGGTCGTGCCTAATCCGACCGGTGACCCCAACCTGCGGCTCACCGTGCAGGAGGGCGTCTCGCACCACCCGGCGAGCACCGTCTGGATCTCGCTCGCGGTCTTCACCCTGCTGTACGGCGCGCTCGCGGTGGTCTGGTTCTACCTCATGCGGCGGTACGCGATGGCCGGGCCGGAGCAGCCGAAGCCGCCGCCGGAGGAGTCCGCGTCCGATGAGGACGAACCCGTCCGCCAGCTGTCCTTCGCCTACTAGGAGCCGACGATGAATCTGCAGGAGTTCTGGTTCGTCCTGATCGGCGTGCTCTTCACCGGCTACTTCGTGCTGGAGGGGTTCGACTTCGGCGTCGGCATGCTCATGCACCCGCTCGGCAGGCGCTCGGACACCAGGCGCCGGGTGGTGCTCAACACCATCGGCCCGGTCTGGGACGGCAACGAGGTCTGGCTGATCACCGCGGGCGGCGCGCTCTTCGCCGCCTTCCCGGAGTGGTACGCCAGCCTGTTCTCCGGGTTCTACTTCGCGCTGCTGCTGGTGCTGGTCGCGCTGATCCTGCGGATCTGCGCGATCGAGTACCGCGGCAAGATCGACGATCCGGTGTGGCGGCGGCGCTGTGATCTCGGCATCGCCTTCGGCTCCTGGGTACCCGCGCTGGCCTGGGGCTGGGTCTTCGCGAACGTGGTGCGCGGCGTCCCGCTCGACGCCGACAAGCAACTCGTCGGCTCGTTCCTCGACCTGCTGAGCCCGTACGCGCTGCTCGGCGCGCTCGCCACCGCCGTGCTCTTCGCGCTGCACGGCGCCACCTTCCTGGTGCTCAAGACCGGCGGCGAGGTGCGGGCCGACGCGCAGCGGGTGGTCAGGCTGCTGCTGGTGCCCGCCGCGCTGATCGTCGGCGGCTTCGGGCTCTGGACCCAGCTCGCCTACGGCGCGAACTGGACCTGGCTTCCGCTCGGGCTCGCGGTGCTCGGCCTGGTCGGGAGCGCCGCCGCGGGCCTGGCGCAGCGGGACGGGATCGCCTTCACCGGCAGCACGCTCGCCGTCGCCGCGGCCACCGCGCTGCTCTTCGGCTCGCTCTTCCCGGACGTGCTGCCATCGACGCTGGACCCGGCGTGGTCGCTCACCGTGCAGAACGCGTCGTCGACGCCGTACACGCTCAAGATCATGAGCTGGGCGGCGATCGCGGTGACCCCGGTGGTGCTGCTCTACCAGGGGTGGACGTACTGGGTCTTCCGCAAGCGCATCACGGTCGACCAGATCCCGCCGCACACGGGGCTGCCGCGCCGCGCGCCGAGCGCATGAACGGGCCGGGCCGGGAGGCGGGCGCCGAGCGCGGCGACGCGGCGCCCCGCTCGCGCGGAACAGGCGCGGAGTGATGGCGCGCCGCGCGCCGATCGATCCCCGGCTGTGGCGGTATGCGCGGTCGGCTCGGCCGTATCTCGTTCTCACCGTCGCGTTCTCGGTGCTCACCACGGTCGCCATCGTGGTCACCGCGGTGGCGCTGGCGCGGGTGCTGGCGGGGGTGATCACCGACCCGGCTGCCCGCAGCTTCGGCGCCTGGACACCGGAGCTGCTCGCACTCGCCGCCGCGCTCACCGGACGGGCCGTTGTCACCTGGTGGCAGTCCCGGCTGGCGCACCGGGCCGGGGCGAGCGTGGTCGCCGAGCTGGAGCGGGCCGTGCTCGCCGCGGGCACCGCGCTGCCGCCGCGCGAACTCGAGCGGCACCGCACCGAGCTGGCCGTCGTGGTCGGCACCGGGCTCGGCGGGTTGCGCGGGTACCTCACCGGGTACCTGCCGGCGCTGCTGCTCGCCGTGCCGGTCCCGCCCATCGTGCTGGCGGTGATCGCGCTGCACGACCCGCTCTCCGGCGGGATCGTGCTGGTCACGCTGCCGCTCATCCCGATCTTCATGGTGCTCATCGGGCTGCTCACGCAGGGGCGGGCGGCGGCCACCCTCGCCGCCACCACCCGCCTCTCCGACCAGGTGCTCGACCTCTTCGCCGGGATGCCGACGCTGCGCGCGCTCGGCCGGGAGGGCGGCGCGCGCAGCATAGCCGGGGTGGTGGCCGAGCTCGGCGAGTCGCTGCGGGTGCGCACCATGCGCACGCTGCGCGTCGCCTTCCTCTCCTCGGCGGTGCTGGAGCTGCTCGCCACGCTGAGCGTGGCGCTGGTGGCGGTCTCGATCGGGCTGCGGCTGGTCTTCGGCGAGATGGGGCTGTACGCCGGGCTGGTCGCGCTGATCCTGGCGCCGGAGGTGTACCTGCCGCTGCGCACGGTGGGGGAGCGGTTCCACGCCGCGCAGGACGGGATGGCGGCGGCCGATCGCGCCTTCGCGGTGCTCGGCTCGGAGCCGGGGGGTTCCGGTGGTGCGGCCGGTTCCCGCACGGCGGCCGCGACGGCCGTGCGGCGCGTGGAGCGGGTGGTGGCTCCGGCGGTGATCGAGCTGGAGCGGCTCTCCGTCGACAGCCGCTCCGGGGCGGCGCCCTGCGCGCTCTCCGCCGTGCTGCGGCCGGGTGCGGTGACGGTGCTGACCGGGCCGAACGGGTGCGGTAAGTCGACCGCGCTGCAGGTGATGCTCGGCCTCGCCGCGCCGGACTCCGGCCGGGTGACGGTGGACGGCACCGAGGTGGCCGGGCTCGATCCCGAGCAGTGGTGGTCCCGGCTGGCCTGGCTGCCGCAGCGGCCCGTTCTGGTGCCAGGCACCCTGCGGGAGAATCTGGAGCTGCTCGGCGCGCACCCGGTCGATCTCGACCTTGCCTGTGCGGCAACCGGTTTCGACGCGGTGCTGGCCGAGCTCCCGAACGGCTGGGACACCGTCGTCGGCGTCGGCGGCGCCGGGCTCTCGCTCGGCCAGCGCCAGCGGCTCGCGCTGACCCGCGTGCTCTGCGCGGATCGTCCCGTCCTCCTGCTCGACGAGCCGACCGCCCACCTCGACGCCGCGAGCGAGGCGGCGGTCCTCGCCGCCCTGCGCGAGCGGGCCGCCGCGGGGGCGACGGTCGTCGTGGTCGGGCACCGGGAGTCGGTGCTCGCCGCGGGCGATGTCGTGGTCGAGGTGGCGGCACGGGTCGGGGAGGTGGTCCCGTGAGCGCGGGCGCGATCCGGCGGCTCCGCGCAGACCTGCGAGATCTGCGTGAACTACTCGCCTGGAACCCCTGGCGCCTCGGCACCGCCATCGCCTGG is a window encoding:
- the cydD gene encoding thiol reductant ABC exporter subunit CydD, which codes for MARRAPIDPRLWRYARSARPYLVLTVAFSVLTTVAIVVTAVALARVLAGVITDPAARSFGAWTPELLALAAALTGRAVVTWWQSRLAHRAGASVVAELERAVLAAGTALPPRELERHRTELAVVVGTGLGGLRGYLTGYLPALLLAVPVPPIVLAVIALHDPLSGGIVLVTLPLIPIFMVLIGLLTQGRAAATLAATTRLSDQVLDLFAGMPTLRALGREGGARSIAGVVAELGESLRVRTMRTLRVAFLSSAVLELLATLSVALVAVSIGLRLVFGEMGLYAGLVALILAPEVYLPLRTVGERFHAAQDGMAAADRAFAVLGSEPGGSGGAAGSRTAAATAVRRVERVVAPAVIELERLSVDSRSGAAPCALSAVLRPGAVTVLTGPNGCGKSTALQVMLGLAAPDSGRVTVDGTEVAGLDPEQWWSRLAWLPQRPVLVPGTLRENLELLGAHPVDLDLACAATGFDAVLAELPNGWDTVVGVGGAGLSLGQRQRLALTRVLCADRPVLLLDEPTAHLDAASEAAVLAALRERAAAGATVVVVGHRESVLAAGDVVVEVAARVGEVVP
- a CDS encoding cytochrome ubiquinol oxidase subunit I — translated: MSALDVSRWQFGITTVYHFLFVPLTIGLAPLVAGMQTAWVITGKEHWYRLTKFFGKLFLINFALGVATGIVQEFQFGMNWSEYSRFVGDVFGAPLALEGLVAFFLESTFLGLWIFGWSRLPRLVHLATIWLVAIGVNASAFFIIAANSFMQHPVGARYNPETGRAELTSIVELLTNNTALAAFPHVVAGSFLTAGTFVAGIGGWWMVRNARSGDPAKLAEARAMWRPVARGSLVVVALAGVALIYTGDVQGKLMFQQQPMKMASAESLCHTETDPDFSVLTVGTHNNCDSVTHVIEVPFVLPWLAEGRFTDVTLDGVVDLQQSYVDQFGPGDYRPNLFVTYWAFRAMIGLAGGSALLCVVGLWLTRGGRVPHQRWFGWLGIAAIPTPFLANSAGWVFTEMGRQPWVVVPNPTGDPNLRLTVQEGVSHHPASTVWISLAVFTLLYGALAVVWFYLMRRYAMAGPEQPKPPPEESASDEDEPVRQLSFAY
- the cydB gene encoding cytochrome d ubiquinol oxidase subunit II; translation: MNLQEFWFVLIGVLFTGYFVLEGFDFGVGMLMHPLGRRSDTRRRVVLNTIGPVWDGNEVWLITAGGALFAAFPEWYASLFSGFYFALLLVLVALILRICAIEYRGKIDDPVWRRRCDLGIAFGSWVPALAWGWVFANVVRGVPLDADKQLVGSFLDLLSPYALLGALATAVLFALHGATFLVLKTGGEVRADAQRVVRLLLVPAALIVGGFGLWTQLAYGANWTWLPLGLAVLGLVGSAAAGLAQRDGIAFTGSTLAVAAATALLFGSLFPDVLPSTLDPAWSLTVQNASSTPYTLKIMSWAAIAVTPVVLLYQGWTYWVFRKRITVDQIPPHTGLPRRAPSA